The Saccharomonospora cyanea NA-134 genome includes a region encoding these proteins:
- the sufU gene encoding Fe-S cluster assembly sulfur transfer protein SufU, producing MDLESMYQEIILDHYKNPHARGLRDPYDAESFQVNPTCGDEVTLRVRLEGDLVADVSYEGQGCSISQASTSVLTDLVIGRPLDEALVKLEAFTQLMQSRGDVEPDEDVLEDGVAFVGVAKYPARVKCALLGWMAFKDAVGRTSTSEVTAR from the coding sequence ATGGACCTCGAATCCATGTACCAGGAGATCATCCTGGACCACTACAAGAACCCGCACGCCCGCGGCCTTCGTGACCCGTACGACGCCGAGTCGTTCCAGGTGAATCCCACCTGCGGCGACGAGGTGACGTTGCGGGTGCGGCTCGAAGGCGACCTCGTGGCCGACGTGTCGTACGAGGGTCAGGGGTGTTCGATCAGCCAGGCGTCGACGTCGGTGCTGACGGACCTCGTCATCGGGCGGCCGCTCGACGAGGCACTCGTGAAGCTGGAGGCGTTCACCCAGCTCATGCAGAGCCGTGGTGATGTCGAGCCCGACGAGGACGTGCTGGAGGACGGCGTCGCGTTCGTCGGCGTCGCGAAGTATCCGGCCCGGGTGAAGTGCGCCTTGCTCGGCTGGATGGCATTCAAGGATGCTGTGGGCAGGACGTCGACCAGTGAGGTGACAGCACGATGA
- a CDS encoding metal-sulfur cluster assembly factor: protein MSETGTADHREGRTAADLPEQTQPAPSGDVAKIEDIEEAMRDVVDPELGINVVDLGLVYDIRVDEENTATIDMTLTSAACPLTDVIEDQTASVLTGATPVVKDFRINWVWMPPWGPEKITEDGREQLRALGFTV, encoded by the coding sequence ATGAGCGAGACCGGGACGGCCGACCACCGCGAGGGTCGCACGGCGGCGGACCTGCCGGAGCAGACGCAGCCCGCCCCGAGCGGTGACGTGGCCAAGATCGAGGACATCGAGGAGGCCATGCGCGACGTCGTCGACCCCGAACTCGGGATCAACGTCGTCGACCTCGGGCTGGTCTACGACATCCGTGTCGACGAGGAGAACACGGCCACCATCGACATGACGTTGACGTCGGCGGCCTGCCCGCTGACCGACGTCATCGAGGACCAGACGGCATCGGTGCTCACCGGGGCCACTCCCGTGGTGAAGGATTTCCGGATCAACTGGGTCTGGATGCCGCCGTGGGGTCCCGAGAAGATCACCGAGGACGGCCGCGAGCAGTTGAGGGCGCTGGGCTTCACGGTCTGA
- a CDS encoding cysteine desulfurase, with product MTSTDSRPLEITAVRADFPILSRTVRDGKPLVYLDSGATSQRPRPVLDAERRFVETSNAAVHRGAHQLSEEATDAYEGARAKIAAFVGVSPGEVVFTKNATEGINLVAYAMSNAATAGPEAERFTLKPGDEVVVTEMEHHANLVPWQQLCQRTGATLRWFGVTGDGRLDLSQLDELITERTKVVAFAHQSNVLGTVNPVETLVRKAHEVGALVVLDACQSVPHFAVDFAELGVDFAVFSGHKMLGPSGIGVLYGRRELLEAMPPFLTGGSMIELVRMEGSTFAPPPQRFEAGVPMTSQAIGLGAAVDYLNAIGMDRVAAHEHLLVERALEGLRSLPGVRVIGPQDTVDRGATVAFVVDDVHPHDVGQVLDSLGIAVRVGHHCAWPLHRSCGVPATARASFYLYNEESEVDAFVEGVREAQRFFGVGGAV from the coding sequence ATGACCAGCACGGACTCGCGGCCACTGGAGATCACGGCGGTGCGCGCCGACTTCCCGATCCTGTCCCGCACCGTTCGCGACGGCAAACCGCTGGTGTACCTCGACTCCGGTGCGACCTCTCAGCGCCCGAGGCCGGTGCTCGACGCGGAGCGACGGTTCGTGGAGACGTCCAACGCGGCCGTGCACCGGGGTGCGCACCAGCTGTCGGAGGAAGCGACCGACGCCTACGAGGGCGCGCGAGCGAAGATCGCCGCCTTCGTGGGGGTCTCGCCGGGCGAGGTGGTGTTCACGAAGAACGCCACGGAGGGCATCAACCTCGTCGCGTACGCCATGAGCAACGCCGCCACGGCGGGCCCGGAGGCGGAGCGCTTCACCCTCAAGCCGGGTGACGAGGTCGTCGTCACTGAGATGGAGCACCACGCCAACCTGGTGCCCTGGCAGCAGTTGTGCCAGCGCACCGGTGCCACGCTGCGTTGGTTCGGTGTCACTGGTGACGGCAGGCTCGACCTGTCGCAGCTCGACGAGCTGATCACCGAGCGCACGAAGGTGGTGGCGTTCGCGCACCAGTCGAACGTGCTCGGCACGGTCAACCCGGTGGAGACGCTGGTTCGCAAAGCCCACGAGGTGGGTGCGCTGGTGGTGCTCGACGCATGCCAGTCGGTGCCGCACTTCGCGGTGGACTTCGCCGAACTGGGTGTGGACTTCGCGGTGTTCTCGGGGCACAAGATGCTCGGCCCGTCCGGCATCGGTGTGCTCTACGGTCGGCGCGAGCTGCTGGAGGCCATGCCTCCGTTCCTCACCGGCGGATCGATGATCGAGCTGGTGCGGATGGAGGGGTCGACCTTCGCCCCGCCGCCGCAGCGGTTCGAGGCCGGGGTGCCCATGACCTCCCAGGCGATCGGGCTCGGCGCGGCCGTGGACTATCTGAACGCGATCGGCATGGACCGCGTCGCCGCGCACGAACACCTGCTCGTGGAGCGGGCCCTGGAGGGACTGCGGTCCTTGCCGGGCGTGCGGGTCATCGGTCCGCAGGACACCGTCGACCGGGGTGCCACCGTGGCGTTCGTGGTGGACGACGTGCACCCACACGACGTGGGCCAGGTGCTGGACAGCCTCGGCATCGCCGTGCGGGTCGGGCACCACTGTGCGTGGCCGCTGCACCGCTCGTGCGGTGTTCCCGCGACGGCCAGGGCGTCGTTCTACCTCTACAACGAGGAGTCCGAGGTGGATGCGTTCGTTGAGGGTGTGCGCGAGGCACAGCGGTTCTTCGGTGTGGGGGGAGCGGTCTGA